The following proteins come from a genomic window of Novosphingobium sp. P6W:
- the lpdA gene encoding dihydrolipoyl dehydrogenase has translation MTEILSPKVLVIGGGPGGYVAAIRAGQLGLNTVLVESDRLGGTCLLRGCIPSKALIHAAALYDEVRATSEAGGRFGIRTAAAPSIEWSETIAWKDGLVDVLSGGVATLLRKAKVRVVDGWARFTDAKSCIVQTAKGEIAISPEHVILATGSSSLELPFLPFGGKVIGSTKALSLQEVPERLVVVGGGYIGLELGSAFARLGSQVSVVEAQARILPQYDAELTDPVRKWLERQGVALHLGAKALGAAGDGLEIETAAGERMVLPADRILITVGRQPLTQGWGIETMALAMNGPFVRVDDRCATSTQNVWAIGDLVGEPMLAHRASAQGEMVAEIIAGKRRRFDPAGVVAVCFTEPEIVSIGAFPAEVQSDEVVIGHFPFNANGRALTMDAAGLGGFVRVVARKADHRILGIQAVGRHVSEFAGEFAALIELGAVLEDVAGTIHAHPTLGEAVHEAALKGLGHAIHI, from the coding sequence ATGACCGAAATACTTTCACCAAAGGTTCTTGTGATCGGCGGCGGCCCCGGCGGTTACGTTGCCGCGATACGTGCTGGGCAACTTGGGCTTAATACCGTGCTGGTCGAGAGTGACCGGCTCGGGGGCACTTGCCTTTTGCGCGGGTGCATTCCCTCCAAGGCATTGATCCACGCGGCCGCGCTCTACGACGAGGTGCGGGCGACCAGCGAGGCGGGGGGGCGCTTTGGCATCCGCACCGCCGCCGCGCCCAGCATCGAATGGTCCGAGACCATCGCCTGGAAGGATGGCTTGGTCGATGTGCTGAGCGGGGGCGTCGCCACTCTCCTCCGCAAGGCGAAAGTGCGCGTGGTGGATGGCTGGGCACGGTTCACCGACGCCAAGAGCTGCATCGTGCAGACCGCCAAGGGCGAGATCGCGATCTCGCCCGAGCATGTGATCCTGGCCACTGGCTCCTCTTCTCTCGAACTCCCCTTCCTGCCGTTCGGTGGAAAGGTGATCGGGTCTACCAAAGCGTTGTCGCTTCAAGAGGTGCCGGAGCGCTTGGTGGTAGTCGGAGGGGGCTACATCGGGCTTGAACTGGGCTCTGCCTTCGCGCGACTGGGATCGCAGGTTTCTGTCGTCGAGGCGCAGGCCCGTATCCTTCCGCAGTACGACGCGGAGTTGACCGATCCGGTCCGAAAATGGCTCGAACGGCAAGGCGTTGCTCTCCATCTGGGCGCCAAGGCACTGGGCGCTGCCGGGGACGGGCTGGAGATCGAGACTGCGGCGGGCGAGCGCATGGTGCTGCCCGCAGACCGCATCCTCATCACCGTCGGTCGGCAGCCCCTAACTCAAGGTTGGGGAATCGAGACTATGGCGCTGGCGATGAACGGCCCGTTCGTGCGCGTCGATGATCGGTGCGCGACCTCGACCCAGAACGTCTGGGCCATCGGGGATCTGGTGGGTGAGCCGATGCTGGCGCACAGGGCCTCCGCACAAGGCGAGATGGTCGCTGAAATCATCGCCGGCAAGCGGCGCAGGTTCGACCCGGCCGGGGTCGTCGCGGTCTGCTTCACCGAACCCGAGATCGTCAGCATAGGTGCATTTCCGGCTGAGGTTCAGTCTGACGAGGTTGTCATCGGCCATTTCCCGTTCAACGCTAACGGACGTGCGCTGACGATGGACGCAGCGGGGCTTGGCGGTTTTGTGCGCGTAGTCGCGCGCAAGGCTGATCATCGCATCCTCGGCATCCAGGCGGTCGGCAGGCACGTCTCCGAATTCGCGGGCGAGTTCGCCGCGCTGATCGAATTGGGGGCAGTGCTGGAGGATGTCGCCGGGACTATCCACGCGCATCCGACTCTCGGGGAAGCAGTGCACGAAGCTGCGCTCAAGGGCTTGGGTCACGCTATTCACATCTAG